In Bacteroidota bacterium, the sequence GTTTCAGCAGGTTTTTTTGTTACCGGCTTATCGGGGAAAATTCGTATCCAAACTTTTCCCTCACGCTTCATCAATCGCGTTAACGCTACACGAGCCGCCTCGATTTGTCGTTGAGTTATCCATCCGGGTTCCAACGCTTTCAATCCGAAATCACCGAAAGATATTGTGGCTCCGCGAGTAGCTTTGCCTTTCATCCTGCCGCGTTGAGTTTTTCTGTATTTTACACGTTTTGGTAATAACATTTCAATTATCCATTATAATAATTTTTAATAAGGAGTGCCGCCTAAAATTTCGCCTTTACAAATCCATACTTTAATACCGATGGCACCGTAAATTGTTTGGGCGGTTGTTGTAGCATAATCGATATCGGCACGCAGAGTATGCAGTGGAATTCTGCCTTCTTTGTATTGTTCTGTTCGTGCAATTTCGGCGCCGCCTAACCGACCTGCACACATTATACGGATTCCTTCGGAACCCATACGCATTGCCGAAGTTATAGAGCTCTTCATAGCGCGACGGAACGAAACTCGACCCTCGATTTGTCCGGCGATAGTTTCTGCAACTAAATAGGCATCCAATTCCGGTCGTTTAATTTCGCTTATCAGAAGTTTAACTTCTTTGTTTGAAATCTTTTTCAGTTCTTCTTCTAATTTAGTAATTTCCTGACCACTCCGTCCGATAACAATACCTGGGCGTGATGTAAAAATTGTTATGCGGGCATGTTTTGGTGTTCGTTCGATCATAATTTTTGATATACCAGCTTTTTTTAACCGGGTACGGATATAATTACGGACAGTTATATCTTCTAATAATTTGACTCCACAATCTCTTTTTTCGAACCAGTTTGAATCCCAGCCACGATTTACACCTAAACGAAGTCCAATTGGATTTGCTTTTTGGCCCATGTATCTCCTATTCAGATTTCTCAGTTTTTTTGTTT encodes:
- the rplP gene encoding 50S ribosomal protein L16, whose amino-acid sequence is MLLPKRVKYRKTQRGRMKGKATRGATISFGDFGLKALEPGWITQRQIEAARVALTRLMKREGKVWIRIFPDKPVTKKPAETRMGSGKGAPEFWVAVVKPGTILFEVGGIKKDVAEEAMYIASRKLAIQTKMVTRIGYEAS
- the rpsC gene encoding 30S ribosomal protein S3; the protein is MGQKANPIGLRLGVNRGWDSNWFEKRDCGVKLLEDITVRNYIRTRLKKAGISKIMIERTPKHARITIFTSRPGIVIGRSGQEITKLEEELKKISNKEVKLLISEIKRPELDAYLVAETIAGQIEGRVSFRRAMKSSITSAMRMGSEGIRIMCAGRLGGAEIARTEQYKEGRIPLHTLRADIDYATTTAQTIYGAIGIKVWICKGEILGGTPY